ATCGGCGCTGGTGGTGCTCTCGACCACGGTCATGCTGACGCTGGTCGCGATCCGCTTCGCCGCCCATCTCGACAGGAGCGACGCCGCCCGGCGGGAGGATTACGAGAAGCTGCGCCTCGCGGTCGAGGGTGCCAGCCTGGGAACCTGGGAGGTGGACCTGGGAACCGGCGAGACGCACGGGTCGGACCGGTTCGCCGAGATGTGCGGACTGTCCCGCCGGCCGGCCCGCGCCGCCCTGGAGACCTGGCTGGAGAACCTGCATCCCGAGGACAGGGACCGCGTCCTCGCCAGCCTCCGGAGCGCCACCCGAAGCGCTTCGCCGCGCTTCCGGGACGAGTACCGCGTGCCCCGGCCCGACGGCGGCTGGCGCTGGATCTCCAGCGAAGGGCGCATCCTGTGCGATGCCGCAGCACAGCCCTGCCGGGCGCTCGGCGTCACGCAGGACATCACCGAGGCCAAGCTCTGGGAGGAGCGGCAGGAATTGCTGCTGCGCGAGGTCAACCACAGGGTCAAGAACTCGCTCCAGCTGGTGAACTCCCTGCTCGGGATGCAGGGCCGCCAGTCCGACGACCCCGCGACGCGGCGCCGGTTCGAGGAGGCCGCCGGACGGGTCCGCGCCATCTCCCACCTGCACGAGCGGCTGTACCGGGGTGCCGACGTGGAGCGGGTGGACTTCGACGTCTATCTCCGCTCCCTGTGCGAGGACCTGAGCGCCACGGCGCCGGAATTCAACATCCGGGTCGATGCGGATCCCGTGCTGCTGCCGACCGACAGCGCCGTGCCCCTGGGCCTGATCGTCACCGAACTGGTGACCAACGCGATCAAGCATTCCAACCCGTCGGACGGAAGCCGGGTCATCGAGGTCCGGTTCGGCCCCGCCGCCGGCGGCGACCCGGAACTGTCCGGCGGCGACCTGGAACTGGTCGTCCGCGACCATGGCGTCGGGCTGCCTCCGGGCTTCAACCCCGACCGGGGCGGCGGCGGCCTGGGCATGCGGGTGATCAAGGGACTGTCCCTCCAGCTCCAGGCCAGCCTGCGGACGGAGGATGCCGGTCCGGGCTCGCGCTGGATCCTGCGCATTCCTCCGCTCTCCCGGCCGGCGCCGCGGGAGGTTCCCGCCGAGGTCATGCGCGGCCGGTAATGCTGCGATGCGGCAAGCCTCCCTGGGCGAACCGCTCCGCCTGACATACTGTTTTACAAACGAACAATGACCGCCGGGAGGAAGGTCCGTGACGCCGTCCTCCAACCGCCCTTGCGGGCCTTCCCCCGAGCGAACTCCATGCCCCTCCCGCTTCTCGCATTGGCCGTCGCCTCGTTCGGCATCGGCACCACCGAATTCGTGATCATGGGCCTGCTGCCCGAGGTGGCGGCGGACCTGGGCGTCAGCATCCCCGGCGCGGGCATGCTGGTGTCCGGCTATGCCCTGGGCGTCGTCGTCGGCGCGCCTATCCTGGCGGTCCTGACCTCCAGGCTGCGGCGCAAGACGGCCCTGGTCGCCCTGATGGCCCTGTTCATCGTCGGCAACGTCCTGTGCGCGGTGGCGCCCGGCTATTGGACGCTGATGGCGGCGCGGATCGTCACCGCCTTCTGCCACGGCACTTTCTTCGGCATCGGGTCGGTGGTGGCGGCCAACCTGGTCCCGCCGGGCCAGCGCGCCCGGGCCATCGCGCTGATGTTCGCGGGATTGACCCTGGCCAACGTGCTGGGCGTGCCGCTCGGCACCGCGCTCGGCCAGTGGGCTGGCTGGCGCTCGACCTTCTGGGGCGTGGTGGCGATCAGCGTCCTGGCCGAACTGGCCATCGTGTTCTGGGTGCCCCGGGGCGGACGGGAGGAGCCGTCGAACCTGCTGAGCGAGTTCCGGGTGGTGCGACGTCCCCAGGTGCTGCTCGCCATGGGCATCAGCGTGCTGGCGTCGGCCAGCCTGTTCAGCGTCTTCACCTACATCACGCCGATCCTGCGGGAGGTGACGGGCGTCTCGCCCCACGGCGTCACCATGGTCCTGCTGCTGTTCGGAGTCGGCCTGACGCTGGGCAACCTGCTGGGCGGAAGGCTGGCCGACTGGAAGCTGATGCCGGCGCTGGTCGGCATCTTCTGCGTCCTGGTGCCGGTGCTGGCGGCGTTCACCGTCACCAGCGCCTGGTTCGTGCCCGCCGTCGCCACGATCTTCGTCTGGGGCGTCGTCGTCTTCGCCCTGGTCGCCCCGCTCCAGATGCGGGTGGTGGACGAGGCCCGCGGTGCCCCGAACCTCGCCTCCATCCTCAACCAGGGCGCCTTCAACCTGGGCAACGCCGCCGGCGCCTGGTTCGGCGGAATCGCGATCTCCTCCGGCCTGTCCTACGCCGCGATTCCCTGGGTCGGGGCGGGACTGGCCCTGCTTGCGCTCGGCACGACCCTGCTGTCCGGCAGCCTGGAGCGCCGGGATTCCGGCCTGCGGGGCGAGTTGGCCTGATCCTTCGGTGCGCGATGCCTGCGGTGGCTGGGTCGTCGGGCGATCATATCATTCTATCGCAACCGTCCATTCTCAATTAATTCGCCGGGAATTCCAATAAACGTTGAAATAAATACTAAACCGGGAGCATTGTCAGACCCGAGAACGGGGTCGATACAACCATTCAGGTCGTCTTGGCCGACAACTTACTCGTGATGCTGTCACGGGATGCATTCCCATTCGGCGATAAAGCCGATCCCGGTGTCCAGCATCCGGCGAGCCGTTCCGCGATTTCAGCGATCGGAGTGCCTTCATGGGGGGATTCCTTGGTTCGGTCACGAGTTTCGGCGTGTGGGCGAAGCTCTTCTACACGGGCTTGCTGCTTCTTCTCGCGACCGCCCTGCTCAGGGAAAGCTGGCGCCTGTGGTTCGACAGGACGGTCGCGATCGGCCAGTTCACAAGCCAGGCCGACGGCGCCGCGATCCAGGTCGACGACGCCTTCACCCGGCGCGTCCTGCAAACGCATGCTCTTTTCAAGCAGCGCCTCGCGGAGGAGCCGGAGCGGCGGCGGCGGCTCGAACTGGCGAACCGGCTCCTTGCCGACATCGCCGTGATGCCGATCGATGTACCGCCGGTCCAGGATAGCCGCAGCCTGCTCAGCGACGTCCAGGCCAGCGTCCAGGGCGTCAATATCGGCGCGATCCTGCAATCGCTGCGCAACTGGGTCAGCCCGCCGAACGAGATCACCGGCCATCTGGCCCAGGTCAACGGCGCCGTCCGGCTGATGGCCAGCTGGCCGGAGCCGCTGCGCCTTCCGAGCGGGACGCTCGCCGTCGACCAGATCCATATCTCCGGCCAAGGCGACCCTGGCGAGGTGAGCATCGGCCTGGTCTGCCGGATCGTCTACGCGCAGACCAGGAAGAGCGGCAGCCAAGGGTCGGATGTTCCATACCCGGATGTCAGCGAAGAAGTGTTTTGCACCTGGGCGCGCCTGTGGTGGGAGCTGCGCAACATCGTGGATCGCAACGATCCCCTGTCCGCGGCCGGTTACGCCGCGCAGGTGGCACCCCTTCGCCAGCAGCTCGACGCGATCATCGCCCAGGGCACCAAGTTTCCTGAATTCTACCTGATGCGCGCCGAGATCATCGAACTGGCACCGACGGACCAGAAGAAAGCGGGCGACATCGCCCTGGCCGCGCAGGACCTGACGCGCTACACCGGCCTTCTGCCGAAAAGCGTGATCGAGTCCGCCAGGAACCAGCAGGCCGAGGCGCCTGCGCCTCCACAGGCCGCCGCGCCCGTGCCCGAAAGCGCCGTGGACTACCAACCGCCACCGTCCCTGGGCGTGGCCGAAATCGGACCGGGCCGGAACGCGCGGGTCACCATGACGGCGCTTGTGCAGGATGCGCGTGGGAAGCGCTTCGTCGTCCTCCCCGACTATGCCTGGGTGGAACGGCCCGGAGCCGGCGGCAGTGTGCCCGGCGTCGAGATCTTCCAGCCGGGCAGGAAAGAGCCGATCGGCAGGATCGTGGGACGCATCGCGGACAAAGGTCCCGGCATCGTCCTGGCGGAGGTGCTGGCCGCCGACCTGAAGGGCGGCCCCGAGCGGTTCGCATTGGCCGATCCGGCGGCCGGCGACATGGTCGGCGTACAGGTCGCCGAAGCACCCGGAATGCCAGGCGAAATACGGATGGCGCGGCTTTCCGAAGTAGCGGTGGACATCGGCGGCAAATCATCCGGGTCCGGAAAGTTCCTTGCGGCCGACAAGATCACCCGGCCCGGCGACGGCGGGGCTCCGGTGTTGAACGAGGCCGGCGAAGTCGTCGCCATGGCCTACGCCAGTTCGGACCGGCAGAGCTATTTCCTTCCGATCGTCCGGATGCTGATGGATGCCGGCTATCGCGCGGTGCCGGCCGGGCAGGGAGCGAAGAAGGCAGGGGGCGCACCATGAGCATCGTCGTCATCGATCCGGGGCATGGCGGCTGGGAAAAGATCGGGGGCTCCAGCCCGAACAATGCCACGGGA
This Skermanella mucosa DNA region includes the following protein-coding sequences:
- a CDS encoding serine protease family protein → MGGFLGSVTSFGVWAKLFYTGLLLLLATALLRESWRLWFDRTVAIGQFTSQADGAAIQVDDAFTRRVLQTHALFKQRLAEEPERRRRLELANRLLADIAVMPIDVPPVQDSRSLLSDVQASVQGVNIGAILQSLRNWVSPPNEITGHLAQVNGAVRLMASWPEPLRLPSGTLAVDQIHISGQGDPGEVSIGLVCRIVYAQTRKSGSQGSDVPYPDVSEEVFCTWARLWWELRNIVDRNDPLSAAGYAAQVAPLRQQLDAIIAQGTKFPEFYLMRAEIIELAPTDQKKAGDIALAAQDLTRYTGLLPKSVIESARNQQAEAPAPPQAAAPVPESAVDYQPPPSLGVAEIGPGRNARVTMTALVQDARGKRFVVLPDYAWVERPGAGGSVPGVEIFQPGRKEPIGRIVGRIADKGPGIVLAEVLAADLKGGPERFALADPAAGDMVGVQVAEAPGMPGEIRMARLSEVAVDIGGKSSGSGKFLAADKITRPGDGGAPVLNEAGEVVAMAYASSDRQSYFLPIVRMLMDAGYRAVPAGQGAKKAGGAP
- a CDS encoding MFS transporter; protein product: MPLPLLALAVASFGIGTTEFVIMGLLPEVAADLGVSIPGAGMLVSGYALGVVVGAPILAVLTSRLRRKTALVALMALFIVGNVLCAVAPGYWTLMAARIVTAFCHGTFFGIGSVVAANLVPPGQRARAIALMFAGLTLANVLGVPLGTALGQWAGWRSTFWGVVAISVLAELAIVFWVPRGGREEPSNLLSEFRVVRRPQVLLAMGISVLASASLFSVFTYITPILREVTGVSPHGVTMVLLLFGVGLTLGNLLGGRLADWKLMPALVGIFCVLVPVLAAFTVTSAWFVPAVATIFVWGVVVFALVAPLQMRVVDEARGAPNLASILNQGAFNLGNAAGAWFGGIAISSGLSYAAIPWVGAGLALLALGTTLLSGSLERRDSGLRGELA
- a CDS encoding sensor histidine kinase, which produces MTRFNRRFACAAGLLVAALGVLVLFGWGFGIEPLKSMAPHDARMQPLTALGMLVGGAGLAALSAGFSLPAQVGGAFVLLAGAQSLIQDAFGFDFGTDRFLFPGEIATAAMAYPGRMAPASAAGFALLGTCLVLKCRNRDGGTVAGLFGLLLASVPLLGYLYSENSLYASGPYLTMAVHTAAGFAVLFTGLLALCPPDWLLHLGGQGPGGTTARRLIPATVGVPVAAGWLALEAADAGLYPERLASALVVLSTTVMLTLVAIRFAAHLDRSDAARREDYEKLRLAVEGASLGTWEVDLGTGETHGSDRFAEMCGLSRRPARAALETWLENLHPEDRDRVLASLRSATRSASPRFRDEYRVPRPDGGWRWISSEGRILCDAAAQPCRALGVTQDITEAKLWEERQELLLREVNHRVKNSLQLVNSLLGMQGRQSDDPATRRRFEEAAGRVRAISHLHERLYRGADVERVDFDVYLRSLCEDLSATAPEFNIRVDADPVLLPTDSAVPLGLIVTELVTNAIKHSNPSDGSRVIEVRFGPAAGGDPELSGGDLELVVRDHGVGLPPGFNPDRGGGGLGMRVIKGLSLQLQASLRTEDAGPGSRWILRIPPLSRPAPREVPAEVMRGR